CAGGAGGGAAACTGGTCCTAGGTCTGAGGCAGGTGAAGGTAGTAGCGGCAGGCTCCTATCTGTTTACAGCTGttaaggttttatttaaattgattaaatattttcaagCCAAACTCTTAATATGGGGAGTATAATTATTTTGACTGAACACATCTGCCTTTTCCCATCAACCACCAAGTGTAGGGGGCTTGATGACTAATGAAAACATAGAGCTTTTCACAAGAATTGTAAACTCATCAGGCCACTAGTTTGTGTCATGTTGGAATTACACAGTCAGACTGGTAAGATATATGGGGCAGGTATTAGATAACACTTACCTCCTTCTTTCTACCTTGCTTCAAGCAGTCAATAGATTCAAGGAGCGGTTCATTCTTTCAAGGGGAATAAAGATGTGGCCATAATAAAGCTCAGCACTTCTCCTTTGATCATGCTTAAGCACAGGATTGCTCTGCTCTTTTTACTGCCTATTTTGAATTCAAAGTAACTTCCTGTGGAAAATGGTAAAACCTTCTTAGCGTAACCTTCCTGGGCTTCTTTCCTAGCAGTAACAACAGGGACAGCTATGTAATCCCACAGCCGTCCCCAGCTCTTTTTGTCATCCTGAGCAAGTCTCTTCCCAGGAGCTTCTTTTGCCTCCTTGCCAGTTTCAGCAGCTGGGTGCTACCTCTCAAGGCTCTTCACAGTGAAGAAAGCACTTATAATTAGACACAGAGCTGGTACCCACTCCCTGTATGTTAATTAGCcccacagggaaagaaacagctgCTTCTCAGGAACTTCCATGGTGAGTCTCCTGCCCCTTCAGTGGGTACAGAGCCCCCGTCTGGCACACGCTCTGCCTTAACCCCAGTGAAAGCGGCAGAGGGAGCGGGGGGCACCTGCTTGTAACAGCTGGTACCCTCCAGCCCTgtggctggtggtgctgggttgtAAGGCTAGCCCACCTGAGGTGAGAGTGGACAGCTGGGCCTTCCCTTAAGACACTCTTAATTGAGCACGGTTCCCGCTTTTGCCAGAATGAAGGCTGCAATGACCTGCTTCCTTCAACTTTATTGAAATTTTTCAGACAGCAACAGGCAAAGAATTACCATAAGCCAGGTAGAGAAAGAAACCATTGTGTGCAGAGGCACCAGGAAATAAACCTCCATGGAGGGACACACACAGTCAGTCTCTCTTCTAGCAACAACCAAGCAAACACGAGCTTCAGCACGCAAGCAGCAAGGAGACAAATGGGGCAAGGGCTGTTTGCCTGCAAGAGATGCTTTTGCAGGAATCACCAGTCACGTTAGGAAAGACTGACGGCCCGTTAAATCAGGAGCAATGCTAGTTCTGATCCTCTGAGCACAGGCTGCCCCACTGCTCGCCAGCTAAGGCAGGATTTATTGTGCCAGCATGAGCAGTTGCAGCATTTGAGATGGAATGTAGTATTTGGGCTGGAGAATAGGAGCCAGCAGAAGAAAAACTCTCATTGATAACTATACCCTCAGCAGCAGGTAGCTGCTGTTGCTCCTGCTTCTCTTCAAGAAGAAATGACATGGTCCCCCTGCCATGCCAGTGCCCACCCTCCAGGAGATACTTCCACAGGCTGGTGTCTCTCAAAGGTGCGTAGTTCAAGAGTCCTGGGATTCACGCTGATGCACAACTGACCCCATCTATGACTCCCAgtcatcctcatcctcctcaccCACGGGCTGCTGTGGCGGTGGGAGGGGTGGTATTGAGTCCGACATACGAGCGAAGGCACCAGCAGGACTTCCTGGAGCATCAGGATTTCCAGAGGCTCCAGGCCCTTTCCCTGAAATACCTGTGAGGGAAGTAAAAGCACCAGTGAGTGACACCTGGGCACTAGAGAACATGGAGGCTCAgcaaaggggaggggaaaaacacCTCCGTACCATGGCCAGAAGTAAGCAGAATGGCCAATGTGCTTAAATACCGCCACAGCCCTGCACAAGGGCTCATTTAACTAAAGCTCCACCCGAGCAAGTCCATGTCCTCCTCTGCCCTGTGCCAGGCACTGAGGGGTGATGCTGGTCCTAAATGCCCCAGGTACATGCCAAGGCCTCAGGTGCCGGCAAGGGGCCCAGTTGCCCagcactgaattaaaaaagacaCCGCTGTCCCTTCCTCCGAGAGCCTGTCCTCTGCCTTAGACACACAACCTCCTCCGGTGCCTCCAGCTGGGCTTGAGGCGGAGATTCCCTTGCTCACTCTCTGTTAAGACACCCCCAGCCACGCTGTGGCACACTCGCCAGGGAAAGTGTCTCTGTTCCTGTTTCTAGGGCTGTGGCTGACACAACTGAGGTGCCATAAAGGGCTCTCCCTCTTTCCtagggggaaggagcagcccaCCCTGCAGGACAGTACCTTTGCGCCTCAGCACCAGTTTGTTGAAGAGGTCTGACATCAAATCTCCACCTTGCCCTGTAGCTCTCACTGAAACAGAGCAAAACAAGTCAGACAAGAAGAAGCAGCAGTCCAAACCTAGCACTACAGCAAAAGCATTCTCTTGCAATACTGCcttcagattaaagaaaaaaaaaaaaccataaccaaaacaaaaaacccaaacctctacTCTTGTATCACACCCCTAATCTCTCCCACTAGAGTCCAGTTTCAGGTCAGAAAAACACCAGGCACCGCAGGGTAATGGCATCTTCTGGGGAAATCCAGGAGTGGAAATCCTTGAGGGGTAAGGCATTTGCATTCTCATTCTGCCAAACCAGCTCCATCAATACCCTCTCCAGCTACCTAAACCAATGTGCTCAAACCAGCTGGGCCCTGCCCCTCTTGGCCCCAGGGTTTCCTTTGTGTGTCTGCCCCCATGCAGAAACTTCTACGCATGCCCTGAGACAGAGCCGGTCTCCATTAAGAACACAAATGGCCTTCTGGCAGATGGGGTTTACAGAGCTTTGGCTGAATGGGAAGCACCTGAGACCTACATCAGCCTGCGAGGAGAGACAACAGCTTTCCGCTCTGTACGTTCACTGTGCTCCTGGCCTGCCTGTCTCCCCTCGGACCTAcacctccccagcctggggcagaAAGCAAGGAAGATCAGTTCTGCCAAAGAGCCTCAGCACCTTGTTCTTgttccttctgcttcttcttcTCCAGCTTCCTCTCCTTGACGCTGCGGAGGTTGGCCTTCCCAATGCCACCGGCCTGGCGGATGGACTCCAGGAGACTGGCACGCCCAGTGGAGGGGTTCACCACCTCCTTCGGGGCTCCCTGGACTGAAGCTGCAGGGACAGGAATGACAAGCAGCAGCCGTGGGTCAGTGCACCAGCTACAGGCGCAGCGAAATCCCCACGGAAAGGGCTGCTCCGATACTCTGCCAGCCTTTGCCCGGGGCTGTGAGCCCAGCCCAGACACCTCTCAGTGACGGACTTATGCTCAGCCACCAGGAGCCCCGCCAAGGGGGAACTGACGGCTTGCAGCTCCCAGGCAGGCGGGAGCCGCTTCCCCTTCCACCGCAGCTTCCCTTCTCTGCCAGAAGGCTGGGAAGCCACAGGGCAGTCAGATTCTGCTGGTGAAGCTGTGGAGATGCCCGGCCCTTACCTGCAGGCACTGCATAGCTGCTCTCCTCGCTCGCTGTCCGGGCTGGCTCAGAGGGGGgtgtgggctggggcaggggtggcGGAGGAGGCACCGTAGTTGGCATAacaggaggtggtggaggaggtggtggtggaggaggcgGCAATAGCTCAGCATCTTGAAGGTCTGAAAGATGAAAGAAGCTGCATCTGAAGTATCCCAGAGGACAGCACACTGACAGCTTCAGCTCAGAGCTCCACATGCCTCAGCGGCAACAGATCAGAATCCTCAGCAGGCACCGTGCAGCAGAGCACTCCCACCCTGTGCAGCATCTCTTAACAGCAGGCAGGGCCAAGGCAGAGTTTGAGATTACCCTACtccgccccccccagctcccactcGCCCAAGGGCATCCCACCAGGATGCCACGAGGCCAATCCCCGCGCACCACATTCCCTCCTCCCTAGCCATACAGAGGGTGAGGGAGGTGAGGGGCCTGGAGTCCGGCCAGCACTTTAGCAGGTTGCAGCTTTCACTCAGGCCCAAGCACAAGCCAGAGGTATCTCCAATAGCCATCTTGAAATCTCCACCAAGGGACTTTCTGCCTTGTCTCCATCTTCTAGCaatccctgccttcctccttcacAGGGTCCTGGGAGCAGGGATTGGAAATACCTGGTTGCAAAGGCTCCACCGACTCAGTGTTGAAAGTGGGCAGCTCTGGAATAGCACTGCTAGGGGCAGACGGTGCGATGCCGGGGCCCAGATCAGCACTGTACATGAGATCTGCAGCAATGCCAGGCAGGTCTGGCAGGTAGGACGGCACATCAATCTCGGGGACCTGGCCCAGATCTGGCACGTAGAAGTAATTTTCAGCTACCTAAAAGAAGCCAAAACAAAAAGGCAGTGACTACACACTTGCTTGCCCTTGCAGCAAACAGGGGTACTGCAGGGAACAGCCTGTGCGGCAGTCAGAGCTGGGCTTGTGTGCCTTGGTACAGTGGCCGCTCATCAGCTACCCCTGCCACTCTGTGCTCTTGTCCTGTGGCAGCTCCCCGTGCTCAG
This genomic interval from Calonectris borealis chromosome 1, bCalBor7.hap1.2, whole genome shotgun sequence contains the following:
- the WASHC1 gene encoding WASH complex subunit 1 isoform X4 — its product is MATVAQKHFLEGQTYSVPLIQPDLRREEAVQQVADALQYLQKVSGDIFNRYFPVPSIQPLNDCRSTVQFLLVQKTQRNKNGQDTKFRANTECWMRKLCRYKKYVFLDPLAGAVTKTHVALETETEEKLFDAPLSITKRGQLDRQVAENYFYVPDLGQVPEIDVPSYLPDLPGIAADLMYSADLGPGIAPSAPSSAIPELPTFNTESVEPLQPDLQDAELLPPPPPPPPPPPPVMPTTVPPPPPLPQPTPPSEPARTASEESSYAVPAASVQGAPKEVVNPSTGRASLLESIRQAGGIGKANLRSVKERKLEKKKQKEQEQVRATGQGGDLMSDLFNKLVLRRKGISGKGPGASGNPDAPGSPAGAFARMSDSIPPLPPPQQPVGEEDEDDWES
- the WASHC1 gene encoding WASH complex subunit 1 isoform X2, whose product is MATVAQKHFLEGQTYSVPLIQPDLRREEAVQQVADALQYLQKVSGDIFNRISQRVEASRAQLQAIGERVTLAQAKIEKIKGSKKAIKVFSSAKYPAPERLQEYSSIFAGAEDPAKQKWPRHKIQSKHRVLDEKALQEKLKYFPVCLSTKIHQKDDAEEGLGSLPRNISSLSSLLLFNTTENLYKKYVFLDPLAGAVTKTHVALETETEEKLFDAPLSITKRGQLDRQVAENYFYVPDLGQVPEIDVPSYLPDLPGIAADLMYSADLGPGIAPSAPSSAIPELPTFNTESVEPLQPDLQDAELLPPPPPPPPPPPPVMPTTVPPPPPLPQPTPPSEPARTASEESSYAVPAASVQGAPKEVVNPSTGRASLLESIRQAGGIGKANLRSVKERKLEKKKQKEQEQVRATGQGGDLMSDLFNKLVLRRKGISGKGPGASGNPDAPGSPAGAFARMSDSIPPLPPPQQPVGEEDEDDWES
- the WASHC1 gene encoding WASH complex subunit 1 isoform X1 encodes the protein MTYLLFPLGTMATVAQKHFLEGQTYSVPLIQPDLRREEAVQQVADALQYLQKVSGDIFNRISQRVEASRAQLQAIGERVTLAQAKIEKIKGSKKAIKVFSSAKYPAPERLQEYSSIFAGAEDPAKQKWPRHKIQSKHRVLDEKALQEKLKYFPVCLSTKIHQKDDAEEGLGSLPRNISSLSSLLLFNTTENLYKKYVFLDPLAGAVTKTHVALETETEEKLFDAPLSITKRGQLDRQVAENYFYVPDLGQVPEIDVPSYLPDLPGIAADLMYSADLGPGIAPSAPSSAIPELPTFNTESVEPLQPDLQDAELLPPPPPPPPPPPPVMPTTVPPPPPLPQPTPPSEPARTASEESSYAVPAASVQGAPKEVVNPSTGRASLLESIRQAGGIGKANLRSVKERKLEKKKQKEQEQVRATGQGGDLMSDLFNKLVLRRKGISGKGPGASGNPDAPGSPAGAFARMSDSIPPLPPPQQPVGEEDEDDWES
- the WASHC1 gene encoding WASH complex subunit 1 isoform X3 encodes the protein MEDTGPAREAVRISQRVEASRAQLQAIGERVTLAQAKIEKIKGSKKAIKVFSSAKYPAPERLQEYSSIFAGAEDPAKQKWPRHKIQSKHRVLDEKALQEKLKYFPVCLSTKIHQKDDAEEGLGSLPRNISSLSSLLLFNTTENLYKKYVFLDPLAGAVTKTHVALETETEEKLFDAPLSITKRGQLDRQVAENYFYVPDLGQVPEIDVPSYLPDLPGIAADLMYSADLGPGIAPSAPSSAIPELPTFNTESVEPLQPDLQDAELLPPPPPPPPPPPPVMPTTVPPPPPLPQPTPPSEPARTASEESSYAVPAASVQGAPKEVVNPSTGRASLLESIRQAGGIGKANLRSVKERKLEKKKQKEQEQVRATGQGGDLMSDLFNKLVLRRKGISGKGPGASGNPDAPGSPAGAFARMSDSIPPLPPPQQPVGEEDEDDWES